CTACGCCATCAGCATCCCTGTCTGGACATCCCTGGAATTCAGCAAGACCTTTTTCAGTAACGCAGGCATCATCTTTGTCAAGGATACCATCGCCATCTGTATCAGGGCAACCGTTCAGTTCTTTTGGACCAGCCTGCTCAGGACAAGCATCGTATTTGTCATAGATTCCATCACCGTCAGTATCTTTACCTCCGAATTTGAAAGTAAGACCAGCAAAGTGCTGTAAGTGTGAAGGAACGCCAACCGCCCTGTCGTCATTGTCATTGAATGAATGCTTGTAAGTAGATTGTAATGAAAGACCTACAGTTTCAGACAACCAGAAAGTCAATCCAAGTCCGCCATTTACAGTACCAGCATCATAATCGCCGAACCAGGTATAACCTCCACCGATGTGAAGTGATGGGTCGAACCATTTCGAACCGATCAATTGCATAAAGCTGTATTTGATCACAGCATCAGCAGCGTAGTAGCTTAAATCACCAGGATTTTTTACGACGAAATCTTTTGGGTTTAATTCAGAACGGTAAACCAATTTGTCAATTTTGTTAACAGATCCGGATACGCCGAATGTAAATCCGCTTCCCACATACTTAGATACATTTAAGTAAGATACTGAAGGAAGGATGTTCCAGTTTTCCTTGATGTGGAAAGGTTGGTCGAAATGAGCGAAGACATTCTTGTCTCCCGCACTGGTCCTTGTATCAACAGCATTCACTCCAAAGGAAATGGCCCATGGGTTGTCAGCATCCTGTGCCTGGGAACTCAATCCCAGAAGCAATAAAGCGGCTGCAAAAATTTTGTTTAGATTTTTCATACTTGTTTTTATTTGATTATCATCAGTTAAATATGGAGCAAAAGTAAGCGCTAATTACATAACTACAAAATAAGATGTTAAAAAAAACGCTGAAAAATACTATAAAATTTAGATGTTATAACATTTGAAAAAAATTATATAACCCCAAGAGACTGCCCCACTTCAGTAAATGCATTGATGGCTTTGTCGAGATGTTCTTTATCATGCGCTGCAGATAATTGTACCCTGATGCGTGCTTTTTCCTTAGGTACTACAGGGAAAAAGAATCCAATAACATAAATGCCTTTCTTGAGCAGTTCGTTAGCCATGGTTTGAGACAGTTTCGCATCGTATAACATGACCGGTACGATTGCAGAATCTCCGTCGATAATATCAAAACCCGCTTTTTTCATGCCTTCCTTGAAATAGTTGGTATTCCATTCGAGCTTATCGCGGAGCGAGGTATCTTTCTTCAGCAGGTCAAAAACCTTGATCGAAGCACCTACAATGGCAGGAGCCAGCGAATTTGAAAACAGATACGGCCTGGACCGTTGGCGGAGCAATTCGATGATTTCTTTTTTACCGGTTGTGTAACCGCCCATGGCACCACCCAAAGCTTTGCCTAAAGTTCCGGTAATGATATCAACACGTCCCATCACCCCTTTGGCCTCCAGTGTTCCTTTGCCAGTGGTCCCGATGAATCCTGCGGCGTGGCATTCGTCAACCATCACCATCGCATCGTATTTATCGGCCAGGTCGCAAATCTTATCCAACGGTGCCACCAAACCATCCATAGAGAACACCCCATCGGTAACAATAATTTTGAACCTCGCCCCAGCCTCATTGGCCTTGATCAATTGCTGCTCCAGGTCTTCCATATTGCTGTTTTCATAACGGTAGCGCATCGCCTTGCACAAACGCACGCCGTCAATAATCGAAGCATGGTTCAGGCTGTCGGAGATAATGGCGTCCTGCTCATTAAATAATGGCTCAAAAACACCGCCGTTCGCATCAAATGCGGCGGCATATAAGATGGTATCTTCGGTTCCGTAAAATTCGGCGACTTTCTGTTCCAGGGTTTTATGGATGTCCTGTGTCCCGCAGATAAAACGTACGGACGACATGCCGAAGCCATGCGTGTCCAATGCGTCTTTGGCCGCCTGGATCACTTCAGGATGAGACGACAGCCCAAGGTAATTATTCGCACAAAAATTCAACACGGTTTCCCCGGTCGACACTTTAATCTCTGCACCCTGCGGCGTGGTGATGATTCTTTCTTTCTTGAAAATCCCGTTGTCTTCAATGGCCTGCAGCTCACTTTGCAGGTGTTCTTTGATTTTTCCGTACATAGTTTAGTTATTTATTTAATTTGATTTTTAGATTACCAGAAATCCGACAATCTGATAATCCCTCACAAAGTTACCACTTCCACCCCATCGCCGATATACACCAATATTTTTTTTATCACTCGATATCCCATTTTCCCGATGGCCTGTTCATAGGTCTCAAGCTGTAATTTGTATTTCGGTTGGTGCGCGCCGGTTTTATAGTCTAGCAGCATGACTTCGTTTTTCGGCGTAATGACCATGCGGTCGGGTTTGATGAGTGTACCTTCTTTGCGGATAATGGCCTGTTCGTTCAGGATTTTATTTCCGGCTGAAAAATACAGGTTGATTTCCGGATGTTCTATAATGGAAATGATACTATTTCGAATCTCAGCTTCCTTGTCTTTTGAAATCAGACCGTCACTGATCGCCGAAGCTATTGCGGTATCTACATCTTCTTCAGTGCGTATCCCGGAAAGGATTTCATGCACGAGATTTCCGTATTCGATTGATTTTTGTTGTTTCGTGCCCCACATCAACGATTCGCGCTGCGCAATTTTAATGCTGGACATCTGCAACGCCTCATTTACGGTTTCAATGAGTTGATTATCATTGTTTTTCGGCATTTCTGCAGATAATTTTGCGGCGTTCCCAAAAGCATATTCGTTTTTATCTTCTTCAAAAATCCCTTTCCCGATAAGATAATTTACAAAGAAAGATGACATGTCATTTGCTTTTACTTCACCGTTTGCATTGATGTTTTTGTTTGAAATGATGTACAATTGTTCTTCGGCACGCGTCAGCGCCACATACAAAACATTCACATTGTCCAGCAATTCCTCCTGTTTTTTCTGCAGGTAAATCACTGAGGCATTTTCGCCAAAACCTTCGACAGCACTGCTGTTATCAATCAAGGCTTTCGGTAAACCGATGTTTTCCTCTTCCGTTTCGAGCCAAAGTTTGTCTTTCGGTTTGCGGCTGTAATCTTCTTCTGCAAAAGGCATGATCACAACCGGGAATTCAAGCCCTTTCGATTTGTGTATCGTCATGATCCGGACCGCATCGCTGCCTTCCGGAGAAGGAATGCTGAATTTCTCTGAATTTTTTTCCCAGTATTCCAGAAAATCGGAAATGCCTGCCTGTCCGCGCACGTCCCGTTCCAAGACGATATCCAGGAAATACTGGATGTAAGCGTTGTGTTTTTTTGCAAGAAATGCGTCTATGATGATTTCAACCGCTTCGTAAAGCGACTTGCGGCGCACTTCCTGGAACACCATCGCAATGCCTTTTCCCGAAAGCCAGTGTTCCAGGTCCGTTTCGGTTTCAAAAGCCATACCTTCCGCTACAAAATCATGGACAGGCAATTCGTGTTGCAGGGTTTTCGCCATAAAAACAAGCCATTGCGCTTTGGCTTCCACATCCTTCCCGTTTTTCAGATATCGCAGCAGGCTGATGATCAATCTTACTTCAGAAGCATTTCCGATGACCAAAGTTTCAGACGACAGTAACGGAATGTCGTTTGCGGTCAGGAAATCGGCAACTGCGATGCCTTGTCCGCGTTTGCGGGTTAAGATGGCTATATCATTGTAATGAAATCCGAGACTGAGGACTTTTTTAATCGTATCCAATGTGGCATTTACATACAGTTCAGTTTTTTCAGTCGCCTCATCCTCTGCGGAAGCGTCAGGAAGAAATGAAATATTGACGTAGCCACCTTCTTTGTGGTTGGACTTCTGGAAACTCTGCTCCTGGTATAGCGCGCGGTAATCGACATGGTCAAATTCACCGGACATGTACCTGAAAAAATCATTATTGAAATCAATCACCTGCGAATAACTGCGCCAATTGGTGTCTAAAGAAAATCGTTCTTTTTCCGGATTGTTGAAAGGATTATGGCCTTTTCCAAGCTCTATGAACTGCTCCGCTTTCCCGCCACGCCAACGATAAATGGATTGCTTCGGGTCGCCGACGACCATTAAAGTGCCTTTTTGCCCCGTCTCATCCTGCCCGGAAAGCGCATTGTCAATCAGCGGGATCAGGTTTTGCCACTGCATTTCGGACGTGTCCTGGAATTCGTCTATAAAAAAGTGGCGGTAACGCTCGCCCAGCCTTTCATAAATAAACGGTGCGGGCTGGTTCTGGATTTCGCGGTGGATGATGGCGTTGAATTCGGCGATGGAAAGCACGTTTTGTTCCTTTTGAATGTCAGTCAATTGTCTGCTTACGGTGCTCAGCAGCGATAAAGGTGTAATATTTCTGAGAAATGCGCGATAAAAATCCCGTCTCCCAAAATTTTTGTACACCTGTGCCAGGATCGAAATCCATTCCGGGATAAAGCTTTCGATTACTTCGCGGTCCGCGGCGGTTTTATTGATGCGGAAATCTTCGGTTTCGCGATACGTTTTGTTTTTCGGGTTGAAGCGGCCTTCAATAATGGATTCGAGGTGTTTTGGGAAATACTGCCCTGAAAACGATGCCGGATTGATGTTGTTGACCTGCATGATTTCCAAAGCATTTTTGGCAAACGCAACCGCACCTGCTTCCAGTTCGTTAATGCTTTCAATGAGTTGGTTCTTGATGGCGATGAATTCCGGGATCGTTTTTTCATTAAAATGAACGATTTCGTGGCGGTTGTTTTCATTCAACGCCAATCTTCCCGTTTCGAGGATTTCGCGTGAAATGTCCCAGCTTTTGTCGTCATCGGTTTTTTCCATCGTGAAATCGACGAGCAGTTTGGTCAGCGTTTCGTCTTCTCCGGCGCGCGCGATAATGGTGTCGACCGCTTCCGCCAGAAGGTTTTCGGTGTCGAGCGTGACTTCGAAAGTAACGGGCAGGTTCAGGTCATGGGCAAACGCGCGGATGACGCGGTGCGTGAATTTATCGATTGTGGAAATATCGAACGCCGCATAATTGTGAATTAAATGCCGGATGATCTGCTGCGCCTTTCGTTTGATTGTTGCTAAAGGAATCCCAATTTCTCCGGAAATGGTTTCCATCAGCGCGACGGCTTTCGCGGAAGGATCATCTTTTGCAAATTCGGACAAATTGCCGACGATGCGCGACTTCATTTCATGTACCGCCTTATTTGTAAAAGTGATCGCGAGAATGTTACGGTACGCATCGTTCTTCTCGGAACGCAGGATGATTTTAAGGTATTCCTTGACAAGGGTGTAGGTTTTTCCCGATCCGGCCGAGGCATCATAAAGCGAGAAAGAGGGTGTATGCATGGTGAGAAATTTCAATTGATGTAGATGCGCCAGCCCCGATGGAAGCGGCATCCTTTTTCCGGCTCCTTTAGCCGGGAAAAGATATAGCGGACAGCGGGATTATGCTCCTGAAAAAACAGAAATCAAAACAATCGATTATTTTAATTCAATTATAACGAAATAGTATTTCCATTTCCAAAGTTAAATGTTTAAATTTGATTTTTGAAAACAACCTTAAAACTAAGATTATGGCTTTTGAATTACCCAAATTGCCGTATGCCTACGATGCGCTGGAACCACATATTGATGCGCGCACGATGGAAATACACCACAGCAAGCACCACAATGCCTACACTACAAACCTGAATGCTGCGATTGCAGGAACGGATTTAGAAGGTTTGACAATCGAGAACATCCTGATTAACCTTGATAAGAAAAACGCAGCGGTTCGCAATAACGGCGGCGGATATTACAACCACAACCTTTTCTGGACAGTGATGTCGCCTACCGGCGGCGGAAAACCAAGCGGAGACCTGCTTGCTGCGATTGAAAGGGATTTTGACAGCTTTGACGAATTTAAGGCAAAGTTTTCGAAAGCGGGCGCTACGCAGTTCGGTTCCGGATGGGCGTGGCTTTGTGTTCATAAAGGCGGTAAGCTCGAAGTGTGCGGTACGCCAAACCAGGACAACCCGCTGATGCCGGATTCAGGATGTGGCGGTACCCCAATTTTAGGCATGGATGTATGGGAACATGCCTACTACCTGAATTACCAAAACAGGAGACCTGATTATATCGAGGCATTCTTCAATGTCATCAACTGGACCGAAGTGGCCAGGAGGTATGCGCTGGAGAAATAAAATTAAGTTTTGAGATTTTAGATTTTTTTTTTGAACACGGAAAAACGGGCGAATGCAAATTTGTCCGTTTTTTTATTCCATCAGTTTTTTGCTGACGCGGCCCGAGGCGATCAGTGAAGCAAGGAATCCGAGCGAAATAATCGTAGCCATGACAATGGCAATATTTGTGAGTGAAAAAACGACAGGATAAGCCAGCGTATCCGTAATCATGACGAGTTTGGAATACTGTTGGACAACAACGACGATGCTTCCTATGACAATCCCGATCAATCCACCCTTTACACATAACAAAGTGCCTTGCAGCA
This genomic stretch from Flavobacterium pallidum harbors:
- a CDS encoding OmpA family protein, which gives rise to MKNLNKIFAAALLLLGLSSQAQDADNPWAISFGVNAVDTRTSAGDKNVFAHFDQPFHIKENWNILPSVSYLNVSKYVGSGFTFGVSGSVNKIDKLVYRSELNPKDFVVKNPGDLSYYAADAVIKYSFMQLIGSKWFDPSLHIGGGYTWFGDYDAGTVNGGLGLTFWLSETVGLSLQSTYKHSFNDNDDRAVGVPSHLQHFAGLTFKFGGKDTDGDGIYDKYDACPEQAGPKELNGCPDTDGDGILDKDDACVTEKGLAEFQGCPDRDADGVADKDDACPDEAGLKTFGGCPDTDGDGIQDKEDKCPTVKGPKDNKGCPWPDTDGDGVLDKDDKCPDVKGTVANNGCPEISEEQINRLNAYAKTILFNSGKSTFKQETYAVLQSITAILKEYPSSRFSIEGHTDSDGKDAMNQKLSEDRAAAVKNYLIENGIDSARLSSAGFGESKPIDTNKTAAGKANNRRVEVKLVK
- the kbl gene encoding glycine C-acetyltransferase — encoded protein: MYGKIKEHLQSELQAIEDNGIFKKERIITTPQGAEIKVSTGETVLNFCANNYLGLSSHPEVIQAAKDALDTHGFGMSSVRFICGTQDIHKTLEQKVAEFYGTEDTILYAAAFDANGGVFEPLFNEQDAIISDSLNHASIIDGVRLCKAMRYRYENSNMEDLEQQLIKANEAGARFKIIVTDGVFSMDGLVAPLDKICDLADKYDAMVMVDECHAAGFIGTTGKGTLEAKGVMGRVDIITGTLGKALGGAMGGYTTGKKEIIELLRQRSRPYLFSNSLAPAIVGASIKVFDLLKKDTSLRDKLEWNTNYFKEGMKKAGFDIIDGDSAIVPVMLYDAKLSQTMANELLKKGIYVIGFFFPVVPKEKARIRVQLSAAHDKEHLDKAINAFTEVGQSLGVI
- a CDS encoding UvrD-helicase domain-containing protein, which encodes MHTPSFSLYDASAGSGKTYTLVKEYLKIILRSEKNDAYRNILAITFTNKAVHEMKSRIVGNLSEFAKDDPSAKAVALMETISGEIGIPLATIKRKAQQIIRHLIHNYAAFDISTIDKFTHRVIRAFAHDLNLPVTFEVTLDTENLLAEAVDTIIARAGEDETLTKLLVDFTMEKTDDDKSWDISREILETGRLALNENNRHEIVHFNEKTIPEFIAIKNQLIESINELEAGAVAFAKNALEIMQVNNINPASFSGQYFPKHLESIIEGRFNPKNKTYRETEDFRINKTAADREVIESFIPEWISILAQVYKNFGRRDFYRAFLRNITPLSLLSTVSRQLTDIQKEQNVLSIAEFNAIIHREIQNQPAPFIYERLGERYRHFFIDEFQDTSEMQWQNLIPLIDNALSGQDETGQKGTLMVVGDPKQSIYRWRGGKAEQFIELGKGHNPFNNPEKERFSLDTNWRSYSQVIDFNNDFFRYMSGEFDHVDYRALYQEQSFQKSNHKEGGYVNISFLPDASAEDEATEKTELYVNATLDTIKKVLSLGFHYNDIAILTRKRGQGIAVADFLTANDIPLLSSETLVIGNASEVRLIISLLRYLKNGKDVEAKAQWLVFMAKTLQHELPVHDFVAEGMAFETETDLEHWLSGKGIAMVFQEVRRKSLYEAVEIIIDAFLAKKHNAYIQYFLDIVLERDVRGQAGISDFLEYWEKNSEKFSIPSPEGSDAVRIMTIHKSKGLEFPVVIMPFAEEDYSRKPKDKLWLETEEENIGLPKALIDNSSAVEGFGENASVIYLQKKQEELLDNVNVLYVALTRAEEQLYIISNKNINANGEVKANDMSSFFVNYLIGKGIFEEDKNEYAFGNAAKLSAEMPKNNDNQLIETVNEALQMSSIKIAQRESLMWGTKQQKSIEYGNLVHEILSGIRTEEDVDTAIASAISDGLISKDKEAEIRNSIISIIEHPEINLYFSAGNKILNEQAIIRKEGTLIKPDRMVITPKNEVMLLDYKTGAHQPKYKLQLETYEQAIGKMGYRVIKKILVYIGDGVEVVTL
- a CDS encoding superoxide dismutase yields the protein MAFELPKLPYAYDALEPHIDARTMEIHHSKHHNAYTTNLNAAIAGTDLEGLTIENILINLDKKNAAVRNNGGGYYNHNLFWTVMSPTGGGKPSGDLLAAIERDFDSFDEFKAKFSKAGATQFGSGWAWLCVHKGGKLEVCGTPNQDNPLMPDSGCGGTPILGMDVWEHAYYLNYQNRRPDYIEAFFNVINWTEVARRYALEK